From a region of the Pseudanabaena sp. ABRG5-3 genome:
- a CDS encoding Rieske 2Fe-2S domain-containing protein: MTANTLLRDELTPVNAKANNSQSQTLPAGGQDPDRFDWQEVWYPVFYIEDLDKTKPAKFTLLERDLVIWWDSHSNAWKAFDDRCPHRLVPLSEGRIAEDGLLECPYHGWAFKGDGSCDRIPQQPEGGTAHTSKRACVKSLPTAERQGLLFIYTGKPENSQHVKIPIVDPIDSEPEKWTLFGTFRDLPYDAITLLENVLDASHLPFTHHKSVGNRANAAPMVLEVLETDKNGFNGTWEEGPRRGKLGTQDTTFIAPSLMWHDLTSKQFGRTMTVVYATPTRKGECRMFARFPFQFNSAIPRFFIGITPRWYSHIGQNGILEDDQIFLHYQERYLAEALAQPENDGNYAKAFYLATPADTYVSELRKWVTRYKADPFAGQRLAAPLAKEVLLDRYHSHTSKCASCRKALKTVRSLKNASIIIAVIAWTGTPLISYFLATNLLAILFGSITAAIAIALWLICNNLERKFIYGQETPLRNL; this comes from the coding sequence ATGACTGCAAATACTTTGCTGCGAGATGAACTTACCCCTGTAAACGCTAAAGCCAATAATTCACAGTCACAAACTTTGCCTGCGGGTGGACAAGATCCCGATCGCTTTGATTGGCAAGAGGTATGGTATCCCGTCTTTTACATCGAAGATTTAGATAAAACAAAACCTGCCAAATTTACCCTGCTAGAGCGTGATCTGGTCATTTGGTGGGACAGTCATAGTAACGCATGGAAAGCCTTTGACGATCGCTGTCCCCATCGCCTTGTGCCTCTATCGGAAGGTAGAATTGCTGAAGATGGCTTATTGGAATGTCCCTATCATGGTTGGGCATTTAAGGGTGATGGCAGTTGCGATCGCATTCCTCAGCAACCTGAAGGGGGAACTGCTCACACCTCAAAACGCGCCTGTGTGAAATCATTACCCACTGCCGAGCGTCAGGGCTTGCTATTTATCTATACTGGCAAACCCGAAAATTCTCAGCACGTTAAAATTCCTATTGTCGATCCCATTGACAGCGAACCTGAAAAATGGACTCTTTTCGGAACCTTTCGCGATCTTCCCTACGATGCGATTACCCTTTTAGAAAATGTCCTTGATGCGAGTCATCTACCCTTTACCCATCACAAGTCTGTGGGCAATCGTGCCAATGCCGCGCCGATGGTTTTAGAGGTTCTCGAAACCGATAAAAATGGCTTTAATGGCACATGGGAAGAAGGTCCCCGACGTGGCAAATTAGGAACGCAAGATACGACTTTTATCGCGCCTTCCTTGATGTGGCACGACCTCACTTCTAAGCAATTTGGGAGAACGATGACAGTGGTATATGCCACACCCACCCGCAAAGGTGAATGTCGGATGTTTGCGCGATTTCCCTTTCAATTCAATTCGGCAATTCCTCGATTCTTTATTGGTATTACACCTCGTTGGTATTCGCATATTGGGCAGAATGGAATTCTCGAAGATGACCAGATTTTTCTGCATTATCAAGAGCGCTATTTAGCAGAAGCACTGGCTCAACCAGAAAATGATGGAAACTATGCCAAGGCTTTCTATTTAGCCACTCCCGCCGACACCTATGTTTCCGAATTGCGAAAATGGGTAACTCGCTACAAAGCTGATCCCTTTGCGGGTCAAAGGCTGGCTGCACCTTTAGCCAAAGAAGTTCTCTTAGATCGTTACCATTCCCATACCTCTAAATGCGCGAGTTGTCGTAAAGCCTTAAAAACTGTACGATCGCTAAAAAACGCAAGTATAATCATCGCGGTGATCGCATGGACAGGTACGCCATTGATTAGCTATTTTCTAGCTACCAATTTACTTGCAATTTTGTTTGGTTCTATTACTGCGGCGATCGCGATCGCTCTTTGGTTGATCTGCAATAACCTAGAGCGCAAGTTTATCTATGGACAGGAAACTCCCTTACGCAATCTGTAG